GTGGGCCGCCAAAGCCTCGAACTTATTAGGAGCCGTTACAAATGGGTAACCAGTAAAATCCGCAATTTTCTGCGCTACCAGTACATCGTAGCCTTGTGGGGTGTTTAAACCAGTCCCTACGGCGGTGCCACCCAGAGCCAATTCTTTTACAACTTCTAAAGCGTTTTTAATGGCGCGAATGCTGTTGTCAATCTGCTGCACGTAACCCGAAAACTCCTGGCCTAATGTAAGTGGCGTGGCATCCATAAAGTGCGTACGGCCGGTTTTAACCACGTCTTTAAATTCTTCTACTTTACGTTGCAGGGAGTCGCGCAGGGTTTGCAGGCCTGGCAAGGTAATTTCGGCTACTTGCTTGTAAGCCGCAATGTGCATAGCCGTCGGGAACGTATCGTTCGACGATTGCGATTTGTTTACGTCGTCGTTGGGGTTAATTTGTTTTTTTTCGTCGTTTAAAGAACCACCCAGTAACACATGTGCGCGGTTGGCAACTACCTCGTTTACGTTCATGTTGCTTTGGGTACCCGAACCGGTTTGCCAGATAACCAACGGAAATTCGCTGTCGTGCTGACCGGCTAAAATTTCATCGCAAACTTGGCTGATAATATCGCATTTATCTTGCGGCAATACACCTAGTTCCAGGTTGGCGTGCGCGGCGGCTTTTTTAAGGTAAGCAAAGGCATACACAATTTCCCGGGGCATACTGCCTTCCGGACCAATTTTAAAGTTGTTGCGCGAACGCTCGGTTTGTGCGCCCCAGTATTTATCGGCGGGCACGTTTACCGGACCCATGGTATCTTTTTCTACGCGAAATTCCATATTGTTTTTCTAAAAATGTAAGTTTTACAAAACGGCTCGAAAGTAAAGAATAAATTTTCGAAAGCAGAGCGAAAAATATTTAAAATATGCAGATTGATATAAACAGCATTACCCGATTTTTAAACAAACGATGCTGTTCAAAAATCGGGTAATCTAATTAAACTAAATTTAAAGCTTTCATAAGGGTTGGTTGTGAAGACACAACCAACGGCGGAACTAATCTAAGACTTCACAAAAGTTGTAAATAATAACACCGATTAATGAGCCTTGCTGCCGATTGTGTGTCCGCAACTAATTTTTTGCCCGTTGGTTGTGTTTTCACAACCAACCGTAATAACCTTTTGGCTTAACCCAGAAAATTTTAAAACTTTTAATTTCTGGTAAGTTTGAAATAAAGATTCACTGCCGTTGGTTGTGTCTTCACAACCAACCTTGGTAACCTTTTAACTAAAGTATTTTTTGCTGTTTTTTACAAATAATTGAGCAACAGTAAAACCAAACCTACAATTACAATTAAACCGCCTAAACCGCCCAGCACAGGTACGATTAAGCCTAACAGTGCCACAATTAAACCCAGAATAATAACCTTAATAGCTACATCGTTGGTTACCGGGCCTTCGGCTACTTTTTTACCTTCTTTTATTTTTTTAATTTCTTTTTTAGCCGTTTTAATTTCTTTCTTCACTGCTTTTAAAGCCGTAACTTTTTCACGGAAAGTAGCTTTTTGGGTAGGAGCAACAGTCGTTTTTTCAAGAGCGGTTTTTACGGCTTCGTTCCGGCGAATTTCGGCAGTTAGTTCTTCTTGCTTCGCCTGCTCCGGCGATAAAATAGCGGTGGGCGCTTCGGCAGCGTTGGCGGTTACAGGAGCAATTTCGGGCGTAGCTACTTTTGCGGTAGCGTTCTCCACTCGTTTAAATTCTGTGGGGTGATTCGAGAACAGAAGACGTTGCGGCTCCTGCGAGCAAGAACTTACCAGAACGGCTAAAAACAAAGCAAAAATAGCGTTTACCCAGCGGGCGGAAGAAGAGATAATGTTTTTCATATAAGTTGGCGTAATAAATAATTTAAAAAAGATATACTGCTACTTTCCTAAAAAAGATGTGTTTTTTAATATTCTTAATGTGGTTTCCTGCAAAATAAAGTAATTTTCAAGTAACTAAAATCTATGGCTGATTAGGCGGTTTATTAAATCTGCCGCAAATTTATAAGTATAAATATTACTTACGAAAGCAATGTCGCTATAATTGCACCAACCAGATGCTTAAAAAATCTGGATTAAAAAGACGGAATTATGCCAAAAATTGATTTCATTTGTTCAGAGCAGGTAAATTTTTAAAATTTTAAAAAATCTAATTCCTAAAATTTTGCTTGTGGTTTTTTGGCCAGTGTACCAGAATACTTTGATATTGTCCGGAATAACTTGTTTAAAATAGAAGAATATAACTTAAAGAAGACCAGCCCCACCGGACTGGTTTTCGCGTTTCTAATGTATGATAACAACCTCCTCTCCTACGCCACCTTCTAAGCTAAAACAACTGCTGCAAATTCCCGTGATTGTTGCGGCCTTGGGTTATTTCGTGGATATCTACGACTTGTTGCTGTTTAGCATTGTGCGGGTGCCCAGTTTAAAATCCATGGGCTTATCCGGCGACCAATTACTCGAAGACGGCTTTTTCCTGATTAATACCCAAATGGCCGGTATGTTGGTGGGAGGCGTACTCTGGGGCATTCTGGGCGATAAAAAAGGACGGCTCTCGGTATTATTTGGGTCTATTTTGCTGTACTCGCTGGCTAATATTGCCAATGGTTTTGCTACCAGTGTTACCCAATACGCTTTGCTGCGCTTTATTGCCGGTATTGGTTTAGCCGGGGAACTGGGTGCCGGTATAACTTTAGTAGCCGAAATCTTACCCAAGGAAATCCGGGGTTACGGTACGTCGTTAGTAGCCTCGGTGGGTATTTTGGGAGCGGTGCTGGCGTACTTTATGGCCGATTTATTCGACTGGCGCATTGCTTACTTTATTGGCGGGGGCCTGGGTTTATTGTTACTGGTGCTGCGGTTTAGCGTGTTTGAATCCGGAATGTTTACCAACGTAAAAGAGCAGGAAGTAGCGCGGGGTAACTTTTTCCAATTATTTTCTTCGGGTCGCACCTTTGTTAAATACTTGCGCTGCATTTTCATTGGTTTACCCATCTGGTTTGTGATTGGGGTGCTGGTTACTTTTTCGCCGGAATTTGCGGTTGCTATGGGTGTTTCGGAGCCGGTGCAGGCGGGTAAATCCGTGATGTTTGCTTATCTGGGTTTATCGGTCGGCGATTTAAGCTCCGGTATTATCAGCCAGTATTTCCGGAGCCGGAAAAAAGTGGTGTTGGGCTTTATTTTACTGAACGTGGTCTGCGTGTTATGCTACCTGCTCATCGATCTGCCTTCGGCCGAATCGGTTTATTTTACTTGTATGGCGCTGGGTTTTTCTATTGGCTACTGGGCTTTGTTTGTAACCATTGCCGCCGAACAATTTGGCACCAACATTCGGGCTACGGTAGCTACTACGGTGCCTAATTTTGTGCGGGGCAGCTTAATTCCGGTTATCTGGCTATTCGATTATTTTAAAACGCATACCGGATTAATGCAGAGCGCCTTACTGGTAGGTACGCTCACGTTTATTATTGCCTTGGTAGCACTTTGGGGCATGTCCGAAACCTTTGGTAAAGATTTAGATTTTGTGGAGCGCTAATTAAAAGGTTATGCTGCAAACCGGCAACATTTAATACTTTTAAGAGTTACTTATAAAAGAACTATTAATTATTAACTCCATAAAGTTTTCGGAGTAAGTATAATAGTTATGTTTCATTAAAAATTATCCGTGTTTATGGATCCATATTACGCCAATAAAATGGCGAACAAGACCGAATTGGAGTTGTTGGAATACTTTAATAACCACCAAAAATACGTACCGGTAGCAGTATTAGCGGCCGTAGCCGAGTTGCAGAAGCGGGGCCGTACTTTTTCTGAAACCGAACTGGCTACCCTGGAGCCCGAACGCCAGGCCGTAAGACAAGCTTATCAAGCCGAGATGGCGGCAAAAGCAGCAGAAACGGACAACGATGAAGAAGCCGAAGAAGTATCGCAGTTATACACGCCTAATGCCATTGTGGGGTTCTCTATTTTTTTTAGTTTGCTGTTTGGGGC
The sequence above is a segment of the Adhaeribacter swui genome. Coding sequences within it:
- the fumC gene encoding class II fumarate hydratase — its product is MEFRVEKDTMGPVNVPADKYWGAQTERSRNNFKIGPEGSMPREIVYAFAYLKKAAAHANLELGVLPQDKCDIISQVCDEILAGQHDSEFPLVIWQTGSGTQSNMNVNEVVANRAHVLLGGSLNDEKKQINPNDDVNKSQSSNDTFPTAMHIAAYKQVAEITLPGLQTLRDSLQRKVEEFKDVVKTGRTHFMDATPLTLGQEFSGYVQQIDNSIRAIKNALEVVKELALGGTAVGTGLNTPQGYDVLVAQKIADFTGYPFVTAPNKFEALAAHDAMVELSGALKRTAVALMKVGNDIRMLSSGPRSGIGEIIIPDNEPGSSIMPGKVNPTQPEALTMVCAQVMGNDVAVSVGGSLGHFELNVFKPLIAANVLQSARLLGDACVSFTVNCSDGIKANHEIIQRHLENSLMLVTALNPHIGYYKAAEIAKKAHKEGTTLRQAAIATGYVTDEQFTEWVRPEDMTGSLKS
- a CDS encoding MFS transporter; translation: MITTSSPTPPSKLKQLLQIPVIVAALGYFVDIYDLLLFSIVRVPSLKSMGLSGDQLLEDGFFLINTQMAGMLVGGVLWGILGDKKGRLSVLFGSILLYSLANIANGFATSVTQYALLRFIAGIGLAGELGAGITLVAEILPKEIRGYGTSLVASVGILGAVLAYFMADLFDWRIAYFIGGGLGLLLLVLRFSVFESGMFTNVKEQEVARGNFFQLFSSGRTFVKYLRCIFIGLPIWFVIGVLVTFSPEFAVAMGVSEPVQAGKSVMFAYLGLSVGDLSSGIISQYFRSRKKVVLGFILLNVVCVLCYLLIDLPSAESVYFTCMALGFSIGYWALFVTIAAEQFGTNIRATVATTVPNFVRGSLIPVIWLFDYFKTHTGLMQSALLVGTLTFIIALVALWGMSETFGKDLDFVER